From Terriglobus sp. TAA 43, the proteins below share one genomic window:
- a CDS encoding tetratricopeptide repeat protein yields the protein MRRILLIPSVALTLIGVRMAAQTSSAKNNVVHSGTASCAAKTMTPEDAAKERKALASLDANDIASAQPDLLALAKKYPCRFELQAAAGMALAESENINAAVPFLRQAHALRPTDDAIAFNLALAELKTGNSDSALPLLQKIASRTPSRADVQLVLAAALIQSKRPSDAVVAFQKASANLSAAGQATPLELRMDWASALLQSHRASEARDVLRSADGLQQSAPALALLAEAAEATGDFEEAARSFESAARLDPSEPMIVAYGNELLQHRTFGPAIEILKYGTQKFTDSQRMHLALGAAYFNNAMYSLAAPEFYTMLLHSPNDTLAADMLGRSCADTTAASLKECTALEGFAKEHPENAVAATYAATAILQRPTETRDTQTAEQLLQNALHADPKLADAWYQMGVLQQSRNQWNESATSLERAIALQPDFADAHYRLSRAYSRMGRREEAVAQVQLEMKYRQENKDANSLRMQKIVRILTVDKQP from the coding sequence GTGCGCCGCATCCTACTCATCCCTTCGGTTGCACTCACGCTCATAGGCGTGCGGATGGCTGCGCAGACATCTTCCGCAAAGAACAACGTCGTTCATTCCGGGACAGCATCATGTGCAGCTAAGACCATGACACCGGAAGATGCGGCGAAAGAGCGCAAGGCTCTTGCAAGTCTGGATGCCAATGACATTGCCTCCGCGCAGCCGGATCTCCTTGCTCTTGCAAAGAAGTATCCTTGTCGATTCGAACTTCAAGCAGCCGCAGGCATGGCTCTTGCTGAATCAGAGAACATCAACGCGGCTGTTCCATTTCTTCGCCAGGCCCACGCACTTCGTCCAACCGACGATGCCATCGCGTTCAATCTTGCACTAGCAGAATTGAAAACAGGCAACAGCGATTCAGCATTGCCACTGCTGCAAAAGATCGCATCCCGTACTCCAAGCCGGGCCGATGTCCAGTTGGTTCTGGCTGCGGCTCTCATACAAAGCAAGCGCCCATCCGATGCAGTCGTAGCCTTCCAAAAAGCGAGCGCAAATCTCAGTGCCGCTGGTCAGGCAACACCTCTGGAACTGCGCATGGACTGGGCGTCAGCGCTTCTGCAAAGCCATCGCGCATCCGAGGCGCGCGACGTGCTGCGCTCAGCGGACGGTCTGCAACAGTCGGCTCCTGCCCTGGCGCTACTCGCAGAAGCGGCCGAAGCCACTGGCGATTTCGAAGAAGCCGCTCGTTCCTTTGAAAGTGCTGCGCGGCTCGATCCATCCGAGCCGATGATTGTCGCGTATGGAAATGAGTTGCTACAACATCGCACCTTCGGTCCGGCTATCGAAATTCTGAAGTACGGCACGCAAAAATTCACTGATAGCCAACGAATGCATCTCGCATTGGGGGCGGCGTATTTCAATAACGCAATGTATTCGTTGGCCGCCCCAGAGTTCTACACCATGCTGCTGCATTCGCCCAACGACACATTGGCTGCGGACATGCTAGGCCGAAGCTGCGCCGATACAACAGCTGCGTCGTTGAAAGAGTGCACTGCACTGGAAGGTTTCGCGAAGGAGCATCCCGAAAATGCCGTCGCTGCAACTTATGCAGCCACTGCGATCCTTCAACGCCCAACAGAAACGCGCGATACGCAGACCGCCGAGCAACTGTTGCAGAATGCGCTGCACGCAGACCCGAAGCTTGCAGACGCCTGGTATCAGATGGGCGTCCTACAGCAATCGCGCAATCAATGGAACGAGAGCGCTACATCGTTAGAGCGTGCTATCGCACTACAACCTGATTTCGCCGACGCGCACTATCGCCTGTCGCGCGCGTATAGCCGCATGGGACGTCGCGAAGAAGCAGTGGCGCAAGTGCAGCTTGAGATGAAGTATCGCCAGGAAAACAAGGACGCCAACAGCCTGAGGATGCAGAAGATCGTCCGCATCCTTACCGTGGATAAACAGCCATAG
- a CDS encoding DUF5597 domain-containing protein, with the protein MIQFSALQRLILRFMAAALCCAITSVCHAQTSQPPHMVVRDGHHALFVDGAPYLVLGAQINNSSTWASTLPKVWPALQRMHANTIEAPIYWEQLEPHPGQFDFSSVDQLVKGSREHNLRLVVLWFGTWKNGNMHYVPEWVKTNPQKYQRVINRNGDPIDVLSAQSQTNLDADKHAFEALIGHLAEIDASDHTVILVQVENESGNIGSPRDFSAASNREFAGAVPAELTRVLHTKSGSWSEVFGGDADETFQAYHQAKYVNEIAAAGKTKFNIPMYCNVWLSYPIAELPERQVRNASIQYPSGGPTQWMLPLWKVLAPSIDVIGPDIYSSDPAFYTKVLETYARPDNALWVPETGNGDDYAPYFFLALGHGAIGFSPFGVDDTGWTFKEGEGPVAHTRNYALLNPMAREIALLNFQGSLKTAMELPGQPEQELDFGKWKASVRFGFPQRDGQRVPGTANHEGRALVAQLGPDEFLVTGIESSVAFHTEGKLPGIRMQILSAEEGRYENGTWKPMRLWNGDQTDRGLNFHRGPDTVVKIRLGTF; encoded by the coding sequence ATGATTCAGTTCTCTGCCCTGCAACGCTTGATTCTGCGGTTCATGGCTGCTGCCCTATGTTGCGCGATCACGTCTGTGTGTCATGCGCAGACATCGCAGCCGCCGCATATGGTGGTGCGCGATGGTCATCATGCCTTATTTGTCGATGGCGCTCCGTACCTTGTACTGGGAGCGCAGATCAATAATTCCAGCACATGGGCTTCCACGCTGCCGAAAGTGTGGCCTGCTCTGCAACGCATGCACGCCAATACCATCGAGGCACCCATTTATTGGGAGCAGCTTGAGCCACATCCGGGACAGTTCGACTTCTCTTCCGTCGATCAGCTTGTGAAAGGCAGCCGCGAACACAATCTTCGGCTGGTCGTGCTTTGGTTTGGAACGTGGAAGAACGGCAACATGCACTACGTCCCGGAGTGGGTAAAGACGAATCCGCAAAAATATCAGCGCGTGATCAACCGCAATGGCGATCCCATTGACGTACTTTCCGCGCAGTCACAAACAAATCTTGATGCCGACAAGCATGCCTTCGAAGCACTGATAGGCCATCTTGCAGAGATCGATGCAAGCGATCACACGGTCATCCTGGTGCAGGTAGAGAATGAGTCCGGCAACATTGGATCTCCCCGCGATTTCTCTGCTGCCTCGAACCGCGAGTTCGCCGGCGCCGTTCCTGCGGAGCTTACACGTGTTCTGCATACGAAATCTGGCAGTTGGAGCGAGGTCTTTGGTGGAGACGCCGATGAAACTTTCCAAGCGTATCACCAGGCGAAGTACGTCAATGAAATCGCCGCGGCAGGCAAGACGAAATTCAACATACCAATGTATTGCAATGTGTGGCTCTCGTACCCCATTGCAGAGCTTCCAGAGCGACAGGTGCGCAATGCCAGCATTCAATATCCGTCTGGCGGACCAACGCAGTGGATGCTTCCGTTGTGGAAGGTTCTTGCACCATCTATCGATGTGATCGGCCCGGACATCTACTCCTCTGATCCGGCGTTCTACACAAAAGTGTTGGAGACATATGCAAGGCCTGATAACGCTCTGTGGGTTCCTGAGACAGGTAACGGCGATGACTATGCGCCGTACTTCTTCCTGGCCCTTGGGCATGGGGCCATTGGCTTCTCACCGTTCGGAGTGGACGACACAGGATGGACCTTCAAAGAAGGTGAAGGTCCTGTAGCGCACACAAGGAATTACGCGTTGTTGAATCCCATGGCACGCGAGATTGCCCTGCTGAACTTCCAGGGGTCCTTGAAGACCGCAATGGAGCTGCCGGGCCAGCCTGAACAGGAATTGGATTTCGGCAAATGGAAAGCCTCGGTCCGCTTCGGCTTTCCGCAACGCGACGGACAGCGTGTCCCCGGTACAGCGAACCATGAGGGACGAGCGCTTGTCGCACAGCTTGGACCGGACGAGTTTCTTGTTACCGGGATTGAAAGCAGCGTTGCTTTTCACACGGAAGGAAAACTGCCAGGCATCCGCATGCAGATTCTCTCTGCCGAAGAAGGCCGCTATGAAAACGGCACATGGAAACCCATGCGCCTTTGGAACGGTGATCAGACGGACCGCGGTCTGAACTTCCATCGCGGCCCCGACACGGTCGTGAAGATCCGGCTCGGAACCTTCTAA